The DNA region gttttttatttgcagtCAAGAGATATATTACGTTTTATTTGCCGTCAAGAGATATATATTACATTTATGTACAAGaaattttttaatgcatttcctATACAGGGATTGCTTGGCATTTTGTACAGAACCAGTCTGTGCAAGTTTAGCTAATATTCTTGGCAGCTGGGACAACCTACCTTCTCCTTTACCATCAGACATTAAAGAATACAAACTTTATGACGTGGAGACCAAATATGGTTTGCTTCAGGTATGGTACAGGTtgtctttataatttttttctgcttttagtattaatgatttttttaatgaagtcagTGCACTACCAAAATTTTGTCTGCCTGTAGTAAATCAAATAATAGTAAGGTGAGAGTATTAGTGCTCTGATCACTCTTAAGTGTAAAAGAGGATAAACACTAGAAGCTCTAGGGTgctactctttttttctgacatgtaaaatagaaaattcaattaatttttattttccatgtaaatgTCTATGCTACAGCTGTCTCTTCCATATGTGAATCTTTTCTTAATGTTCTGTGGAGAACCATTAGCTCCCAGGTTTTGTTTGGTGAATATGTTGATCAGCTTCACAAAgcctttttgttcttctgagaTGATGTGGCCTGAAGGGAGAGGGCAATGCACCATCACACTTGTGCTGTGATAGTTAACTGACATTGGTAATCTCACCTGCTGATTACCCATTTGTGTTTAATTTCCTTCATGCATAATTTTTAAGGCATAGGCGAAAATAGTGATGAAACATTGTTTCTTAATTAACATAGGAATTTGACTGTGACCATAACTACAGAACTTTTGGAAATGTCTTACAGGATGTTTGGGGAAATAAATAACCTGAAATAATGATCTTTTATGGACAGGTTTCTGAAGGTTTGTCATTTTTGCATAGCAGTGTCAAAATGGTCCATGGAAACATTACtcctgaaaatataattttgaataaGAGTGGAGCGTGGAAAATTATGGGGTTTGATTTTTGTATCCAATCAACAAATCCATCTGAACAGGAGGTAATAATCTTTATATTTATAATCATTCAATTCCAGATTCATGTCTTTGACTGAAACCACTTTCATGATCTTGCATTCCAGTATAGAACTGTCTCTTTAGTAttcacctttttattttgttggccAAAAGTTAGAACATATAGCACAGGTCTGGATTGAAGTGGTGTATTTGATCATCTTAGAAAAAGAGCCTGAGTGGGCTCAGTGGGGTGACAGTAGACTAGTGATGGTTTCACACAGAGGCTGGAGCTTGTGCCGCTTCTGCTCCTCTTCATGTTGGATGACATGCAAGCCTACCTGACTTAGTGTGTTGCACACTTAATGCTTGGTtttcacaaattaaaataaattccatcTTAGCTCCTGTTTCCCCATTACAGCAGTGCTTTGATTTTGCATTACACTTCCCAGCTCTAGTAGTCAGATAAAAAAACTGCATCAGCTAATCACTCTAAGCTACAGACAGAGATCCTTAACAGTTTTGCCTTACTCTGTTTCTGTTTGATTCATAAATGAATTTGAgtggtttaattatttttctctgcttgagtttctttttgaaaatgatctttaaaaatCCTTGATAAATGTACTTCCTTTTACTTCTCATACTTCTTTTGTAGCCGATGTTCCCTTGTAAGGAGTGGGATCCAAACTTGCCATCCTTGTGTCTTCCAAATCCTGAGTATCTGGCACCAGAATATATTCTCTCTGTGAGCTGTGAGACAGCCAGTGATATGTACTCTCTGGGAGCTGTTACGTATGCAGTGTTTAATAAAGGGAAACCAATTTTTGAGGTCAACAAACAAGATATTTATAAAAGCTTTAGTAGACAGCTGGACCaggtatttgttttctttatgacTGTTGTTTGTTGATTTTCATATTTGACAGTTATTTTCTTACTTTACACATATAATTACtgtaaaatagatttaaatatTGAGAACACTATCAGTGCTCAAAACATAAACCATCTGACAATGGTATCTAAATAAAAACCAGCATTTTACACCTGATTTCTCTGTAAACCTGTTGAATGCTGGTCTTGTGAAATAATGCTTACCTGGCAGTGAATTATCTATGTAGTACCATTGAAGATGGCTGGGTTTAGAGTGATTTGATCACTTGACATGGCAGTTGGTATGCACTTAGCTATCGCTATTTCACATTCTTTGTGGACTGTGGATATCAACAGAAGACAGTGTCACAGTTACTTGGATTAGCTGGCATAATGTCTGTTCATATGCAGGTTTCCTTTGTTGTAACTTTGGCTGCCCAAGTGCCACACAGTACTGTGTTTTAATGTGTATAGACAACACCTTAGATAATATTTGCCTGTTTAAAAATACCATGTTTGTATTCTCTGATAACCTGGACTACAATGGGAAGTTGAAAAACCAGGAGTAGGGCCTAAAACAGATAGGCTTTTTGGAAACAGGAGAAGACTGTGAACAAGAAGGGAGAGATATCAAATGTGTGGATAGAGAAACCatcaagaaaacaaagtatAGGCCTGTTGTATATTGTAAATAGTTACATGCAGGATTTTCTGACTTCATGGTGTTCATGCTTGAATTACTTCACAGCTGAGCCGTTTAAGCTCCAGTACTCTTCAGAACATACCTGAGGAGGTGCGTGAGCATGTAAAGCTGCTCCTAAACGTAGCTCCAGCAGTCAGACCAGATGCAGATCAAATGACTAAGGTCAGTCCATGGAAAATACAGTAGCCAtaggaaagagagaaattaatgtTTGATTTATAgagctattttaaaatgttttctgttaatCATTTTAGTTGAAATGTTGAATATTTTTAACCCTTTAGATGCAATGTTATCTGATGCCAAAAGTTATCCTTAtgctgacatttatttttatggaaaaagtgTGTGCTGAgacagaattttgaaaaattaataaattattcaaaaattaTTCAATGCAACACTGTTTATTCCTTTCCATACAGTTGGAAGCTTTTTTGAACCATGATTTTATACAATTCagtctttaaaattatattggAAAGATTTGAAAGTGAGAAAATCATAAAGGGCAGTAAGCATAAGGATTAACTTTTGGCTTATGATTTTTGGTGTATTCTTAAGTATGTAGAACAGtatattcagaaattatttgccGTAACAAACCAAAATTTAATCACAAGTAGAATATGATTAAGTTTTAATTTGGCAAAACTGttgctctgttttcctgtctGGAAGTAGAACTTAAAGCATTGTTCTTCCCTTGTATTATGCCCCATTTTCTCCAATCTGATAGCCTTTCAGATTACTACTTGTAGATTCGTtttgctaaattattttattcttttgctgTCATGTAAAAAGATGGTATGCAGAGATAGAAATCAGTGTTTTAACTGTTGAAAGAAATACAGTGGGTGAcaaagggagagggagcaggTGATGGTTTTATCTACCTATATACTGAAAGATGAGAGTGAGGGAATTGGCAGATTCTTGGGTGTCATCTCAGTTGCCTGAAGGAGTACAATAAACAATCTGTAAATGGTTGTATTAAGCATTGTGGTTTTATAAAGACATTGAGGTTTTTTTACCATATCTGCACACTGCACACTGTCTTAATAATCAACCTGTATCTGAATATTATACCATTTgatatgtaaaaaataattttctaattgtTAGTTGCAGACATGTCATTGTAAAGGCTTGCTGTCATGCATTGAAAGGGGAAATAGATGATTATATTTTGGAATTATTGTAACAGTATCAATGTTGTCCCCCTCCAGATCACAAtcttttaatcttatttttagATACCATTCTTCGATGATGTGGGAGCAATGACGCTTCAGTATTTTGATTCTTTATTTCAAAGGGATAATCTGCAGAAATCACAGTTTTTTAAAGGACTACCAAAAGTTCTGCCAAAACTACCTAAGGTATGTCTGAATGATGATATTTCAATGACTGGAAATAGCAAGTTTGAAAATCTATGAACATCTGTAAGCATTTTGACTCTTGGAATGCTGGACTTTTTGTAGCATTGTACCATAATAGACTGCTGTGACACTGTCAGAATAGAGTAGAAGGAAACAAAGGGAGATTAGGACATACTTATTCTGGAAGTACTCTTCAGCAATCAGTAATactttaaatggaaaatggcaaataaaccaaataaagaaGCCTAATTTGCATGTCCTGTTGTAGTTCATCCCAGTTTTAAAGGGACTTGTCTTCTCTCCATTTACAAGgctttctctgtgtttccagATGCCATCATAGCTCTTTAAAGTTGCCACCTTTTCTTGCTATAAGATTGCTTCAATATTTTTCATAGCAAAGCAGTACTTCAGTGTTGCCTTCTGTCCCTCAGTAGACTAAGTGCTTTcttgtgctggcagtgctcagaAATCTCAAAGGCAAATGCTTGTCATTATATATTTCTCCTGTGTAGTGTTAAGCTATGTCTAGACTGGCTCCCTTTCCTTTTGTGGTATACCTTAATTTATATAAGCCGTAATGCATATGGGATAGAAGAGTAGTATTAGTTTAATACATAATGGAATAACTGAGCTTCTCAACCAGGGCAttaaatctctttatttttaattctgttttgcaCTGCTCAGTGCAACATTTAGACTCCATATTTAATACTATATTCTTTATAATTTAGTAGTATTTTCCTTTGATCAGAAATGGTTGCTGGTTTGAATTTGGAAATGGATAGCATATATTTCACCTAACTTTAGGCAGCCACTGATTGACCAAATAATCCTTAgagcattcttttttttctgtcttgaaattatatttcatgAAGGAAGTGACTGTGCCCATGAACcatatatttctgtttattgaCTTCAAAAGCATTTAAGGATGTCTAATGCTGCAGTAGACATCCACAGTTTAAATATCTGTTTCATCAGCAGAATCCTATTTAGGTAGTGTATCTGAAGTTTTACAGAGAGGTGTAGTAGTAGGATTATGTGTTTGTTCAGTGAATGATGgggtacagaaaaaaattactaatttgGAGGGTTTATGGGGTATTTTTAAGGGTCTCATTAGggtctttttaaagaaaacatataGAGTATGGCTTTTATAACTTGTGTGTGGCTCCAAGTCCTATTTTCTGTACAGTTagttgcttttttgttggtCTTCACAGTTGTTAAAGTCTTCATTTATGTTTTGAGTCCAAACAGCGAAAATTAAACAGAGTAGCCCAGTGTAAATTAACAACAGTGTACTGTGCAAATAAGAgatcaaaactgaaaattatctGTCTACTTTATTGTAAATATCAGGCTAATACAAAAGCTGTTGAACTGGCACGATGGTAACTTTTTTCAGTGCAGTACATGATTCATActtggtggatttttttttttttttccttttagcgTGTTATAATTCAGCGAATTTTGCCTTGCTTGACTTCCGAATTTGTGAATCCTGATATGGTACCCTTCGTCTTGCCCAATGTTCTCTTAATTGCTGAGGAGTGCACCAAAGATGAATATATCAAACTCATTCTACCTGATCTTGGTCCTGTTTTTAAACAGCAAGAACCAATCCAGGTATGTTGATAGTACTTATATtacaattttctctttgttttttttttttttcccctgaaaaaatGACTAATTGTTCTATTTCCCTTTTCTGGCTTGACACACATTGCTCAATCTGCCCTATAGTTGTCCAGGCAGTCAGTCTTGATTCATTCAAAATAGATTTACCAGGAAATTCTCAAAGCCTCTACCTCTTCTTCTTTAGATGGGTTTTGAGGGTATGTTGCATTTGTAGATGAAATGAGATTTGCAAGAGATGGTTTAATTTACCACTTGGTTTTGGTTGATTGCAGAAGATACATTTGTAAGCATTTTAACCCTTATCTGGACAATCTGAGCAGGGTTGAACAGTACAATGTTTGCATATATTCGACCAGTAGATGAACCTTGGGTTTTTTCggttgttttttcttgtatCTAGTTTGCTGACATTGGGTCAAAGGGGGGAGGGCGGAATTGTAGCTTTGACACTCTCTAAGAAGTGTTGTTTATTCATATTAAGAGTAGTATTTATTTGATGACTGTGTAAAAATTTGTGAAAttcatttaatttctatttgaCAAATGTAATGTCAAATTTACATTTGacaaatgtaatttcattttacttaCTATAAGTAAGTAAAATATGCTGGTTTCCTTGCTGTTTAAATGTATAAAAGTTCTAAGACTTAACTGTTACtgtaagggagaaaaaattTGCATCCTTTTGTCATCACCATGATGATTCCTAAGAAACTTGTCGCAAAGTGGGGCATTGTGCTTCCACAGATGAGAGACAGGTATGCATTCCTTCTAGCTCACTCCTGTgccattatttttctgcagagcaCTTAAAGGGCACGGTAAACATAGCAGACCTTTTATTTCTGGATTTCAGAAAACTGGATCAGAGAACTGTATTATGCTGTGGAGGTGGGGAAGGGGACAGCTGTCTAACTCATAATACCTCAGGAAATTTGAACTACTTAATGCTGTTTATACTTGGTACACTGAAGCTTTATGTTAGcttttttgtcttgaaaaaatCAATGTTTAACCAACCAAAAGCCAGTGAACATCTCATTTGTGCTGTGTCATCCTAAAAGGTAACtctgtgttttgctgcatttaaCATTAGATTTGTGACACAATCCTTGCTGCAAAAAGTTTGGAGCAAAGTTACATCTGGAGCATAATGGACCCAAAAGCTGGTATATATCTTGAGAgatgaaggaaacaaaatacaaattgaGTCAGCTCATATAGATGGAGCTTTGACAAGTTTTTCTGTGACTATGTAGACACTATTAAATTCTTATGCtggtatttttaatgcaaagtaCTACATGGCTTattcaaatattatttctatGGTCTTTCTAGTATGGCAAAGTTTAAATAATCTAGGTCATGTTTTCAAAGTTAATATATCAggaattctggaaaaaatacaaaggttCAAAGTGCCAGAGTGCCTGGTCTGACTATCTTAGTACAAGCAGAAATGTGCAGTTTCTGTGTGCTTCTAACTCCTGGAGAGGGACATTCAGGGAAGATAACCAGTATTTCTTCCCAACACTCTTTCAAGATGTTACAGATTTGTATGAGGGGCCTGTTGCTTGACTTTAATAGGATATTCGAATTAGGAAATGAATGTATCATAGGAAAGCTGCTCTAATTCAATATGAAGAAATTATTAGGTGGTGCTCACAATGTCTTTTTGTGAAAATGGAATATTTAGATAAACTTATTCATGGGGTTAGTGTGGAGTAATGTGTGCTGTACATAAACATCCTCGCTTACTCTGACATAGCTTCCCAGACAAACCCTTACTTTGTATCTACAGGATTCCATAGACAGTTAATATAGGATGTGCTGTAAATTCATTTTCTAATTCACTACAGAGAAGTGTTCTCTGAAAAGTACTGGGCTCTGCACTAATGAATGAAGCATTGTTACTTAGAGTACAACTGCTGTTAATTGCTTATTAGATGATGTGTGTGAGACTGTGACTGTACCTTCTTAATTTTTACCTAAATAGATGAAAGTTATCAAATAGAATCCTAGAAGCTTTAACATAGAAACTGTAATTCCACAGTACTACGTTATTAGGGTTGTTACAGAAGAATAagtgtttaaaatatgtgtaGGTCTTAAAAACTAAAGTTTAGGACAAAGATTGTATATTGAAGAAAACTATAAAATCTAGCTTTAAAATTGATCTCGTCCATTTCAGCCTTATTGTCCCAAATATGAGGTTATTGCATCAGAATCAATGTTGATGGAATGAATGAatgattttgtgtgtgtgcgcGATTTGGGAAATCATAAATATCCAGTAAAAAAACACATATTAGCTGtactttaaaaatctatttttcctCATTGTAAAGAGAAGGGGGAATAAATAGAAGGAGAAAATTTATAATGGGGTCTTGGTGCATTTCTGTTTCTACATTTCAATGCTTCTGTTTATTTGGCATAGAAATACTGATTGCCGTGTATTTTTAGATGAAAGTTTTAAGTTTTCCTATAAAACACTTGGCTTTTTGTTATAAATGCGGtacttttaaatgtaatttatccATCTAGTTTAACCTATTTTCTGAAAGGAATTCTGATATCAATGGATAATCACTGTCCCGTCTAGCACCTGTCCAAGCTGTGATATGAATCTTATGAGTTACATAGTGCTCTGTATTTGAAACTGAGCTGGGTGAGTGATTTAGAATAGTGTCTAAATGGCTAATCTTTTAGATGGCTAATCTTAAGCAAGATGGATCTCACTATGCACGAGTGCTAAtctaatattattttttaagttaatgTGATGTGAATATTTtgttagaattatttttttttatgatacaCAATTTCTGTTAAATAGgataaatgcaattttttgtCCATCTAGTAGCCATGTTATTTTTTATAATGTCCCTATTTTGATTTTAGACACATGGAATACAGCTTGTATATGCAGAGTTGTGGTCAAGTACTTGGAGAACAGAGTTTGAGTTACAGTTTTTGGAAGTTTAGCTTTTGCAACAGTGATATGTGTGTAAAGATTTTCTGTGAGCGTATTCTAACAAAGACCATAGAGAGAGCAAGAACTATTTACACGTTCttgtaaatagaaaaaatgaCTCTTCTGAAATAACAAATCATCATGACTCAGTAAGGAGTTCGTCTAAAACATGCgtattttgtttgatttgtatttgctgtttttaaaatgcaataacATGTCAAAGTGTTTTTTGTCTTCCATGCCTTCAGGCAAGCAACATGGTAAGTGATCACATTTACTGAGTTATAAGAAAACTTGTGAAGTTTTTTTGGTATGATACAACACACTTTAAATTGTAAATACATCCTTTGCAGTCAAAACTTTTGGCTTCTGAATTGTCTTTCTTTGAATAGATATTGTTAATCTTCCTGCAAAAAATGGACTTGCTTCTAACCAAGACTCCACCAGATGAAATAAAGAACAGTGTTCTGCCAATGGTTTATAGAGCCTTGGAAGCACCTTCAATTCAGATCCAGGTATAGTAGTTGCAGCCTTTattaaaaactttcttttttctctttcagctgaCATGCCAATTTTTTGTATACTTGTATCTATTGACTTAAAACCTATAAAACTGTATAATATGCCTGAATGTTGAAAGCGATGAATGCTTTATTAAAGAACATTTGTTTCTGGTAAACTAAAATTTAGTTCCCTTGTTTTCCAGGAGGGTAGCCGCTTGATTGTTGTTCTAATACTCTTATCTTAAATTCTTACTCATCACCGTAGCAGAAAGTAGGATGTACATTTATATTTCACAGCCTGTGCAGCAGAAACCATGCATGAGAGACATGCATGCTCGTACCAGTCAGTGAGAGTTGGCTTATTCTGAGCTCCCACTGCTGAGAACATCTGTCCTGACAATTACCTCAGGAGACCTAACATGCTGCAAAATCATATTAATGTACATTCTTGTGACATTTTTGTgtatcagtatttttttttctgtatgcttTCTCTAACTTTCTAGGGttcttctggggatttttttaatcattcaaCTGCAGTTAACTTTCAGTTACCCAAAAATGTTCAGGAGTaagagataaagaaacaaaatatttctcaaagGCATTTTTGGATAATCAGATGTGACTTCTGCCTTTGCAAAGCCTTTGTAATATTAGGGACAAAGCTTTTTGTTTCTAAGTACCTAACATAAGTTTCTTGCTGCATCAGTACTTTGATTACTGAGGTGTTTACTTGCAACGTCTATACTGTCTCTTATTTTTGAGATTGGGGTGAaattgtgtgtttattttttctctgccaaaGTATGGTTTATCTTTACATATTTTATCATGCAGTCTGTCATTGTACTGCAGTATTACTGATAGTAATAATTGAAATTTTCTTGATTTATGTAGGAGTTTAATACTTTGTAGTAAAAGCTGGGTTTTATATAAAGGTGCCTCATGAAAATTCAGTATATTCTTGCTGTTTAAATATTATGAATTTATGAATGAtcttttttctaaaatccaTTTTTGAAGGTTCTGTATACATACCATGATGCTTTATTATTCTAGCTATTTTTAAGTGAGTCTGATAGATTAAGGTCAGCTTAGTTGAACATATTTCCTTAAGAGGAAAGGTTAAGAAGATATTTCAAACTAACTGGTATTGAGTTATATTAGTactaattttataataaatatgcatgtttctttttaaacttgtatggatttttttttttaggagctTTGCCTAAACATAATTCCCACGTTTGCCAATTTAATAGATTACCCATCAATGAAAAATTCATTAATTCcaagaattaaaaatgcatgtttgcAAACTTCTTCTCTTGCTGTGAGTATCATTGTAATGTTCTCTAGTGTTGTAGAGCATGTTCTAGAAAATGTTGTAATCTTTAGTTACTTTGGGTTTACCATGTTGTGTCTTTAAAGGAAAGCCCATCAATGTGTTCTGATTTCTTACTGaagtttttttcaaaaaacatctTAAAAGTGCAAAAGCACAATTTCTTTGCtctaacatttttttaagttgttAACAACTTACCATGTTAATAATGTtgtaaaaattacttcagtgcGTTCCACATTAATATACATTTACAATGTTGTCATGCAGAAATGCCAAGTTTTTGTGAGCATAAAAACAAGTGGTTTTCTTTCATgatgcaaaagcattttttaccTTGTCTTGAATTTTTCAGTACAAAGATTTTCTTACACGTTTTgtaaagctgttttgtttttcttctataaatAGTTTGTTTAATCTTTACCATTCTTCACAGGTCCGGGTAAATTCGCTAGTGTGCTTGGGCAAGATTTTGGAGTACTTGGATAAATGGTTTGTGCTTGATgatattttaccttttctacAACAAATTCCATCAAAGGAACCTGCAGTGCTCATGGGAATTTTAGGTAATTAATACTTCCAactttctcttttgtgttttggtATTATAAATCCAAGAGCTTTCTGTGTTATCACTGAACATGTTTACATAGTGTATCACTAAAATGACTATTAAAAGCTCTCTGGTTCTTGAGTATGTCCCTGTTCAGTTACCTTATGTATGACATTTGAGGACTAGTACGTATATTTTTAGTCTTCAGGGCCTGGTGCAGTTCTGAGTACTCACTGCAGTTCATGGGCTGTGACACTTACATAGACTGGGTGCTGCACAGTCAGAGAGGCTGGTTTCTTCAGAAGAATATATGAGCTGTCATCTTTCAGATGCAGGAGCTTTTGAGATGTTATTGTTGCCACTTTCTACCACTCTTGCTTGGCAGATGCTATAAATGATGGTGTATGAATCTGCTGTTCTTTACTGCAGGTTTTGTTAGACTCATTTTGCTGAATGTTCAGGCATGTAGTTGTGCCTGTGTGCAGAAGTGGAACACAGTCTCACAAAATTACTAACAAAACCTAATGGCTTGGTACTTCTGGAAGAGGAGACCTCACTCCCACCTAAGCTTTCCTACTGCCACTTGGTGCTTGCCTATTTCTCCTCCTGACACCAAAGTTGTGTAAACCAATTGTAACAGCTGAGCTGCACTGCCTGTGACCATCATTAAACACTGTACTAATATGTGATGGcagcataatttttatttgcttaaaagCAGCAAGAAGGCATCTTGTTTGTACTGATTTAAAGCTGCCTATTTTCCTTAATCCTTGcagctttgattttatttgctgtctAAGAATAAGGGATGCTATTTTGTGCTTCAATTGTGTTGATTCTGAATTCTACTCAGATACAGTGAGTAAGTGAATCCTAGTTTGGAAATAATGGGCTGAAATCATTTTTATATACTCAGGCTCTCTCAGGATTTCTCAAGTGGCGCTGTGTCAGTCTGTGGCAAATCACTTGCACATGATCTATTCAAAGATGCATTTTCTCAGATAATTGGCCACAACAATACATTGACTAATACCAGATTTCATAACTGCGAAGTATGTCTTTGGACATCATCTTGTTCTGAGCTGTAGCAAAGCCTCTTCCTGTTCGTTGTGCATCAGTACTTAGCCTTTAAGATTCTCTTGGTCATGTTTGTCCCTGCTTGCACACAAACACAGTGGTTGTTCAGATGATCAGTACATATGAGCGTGGGACTTCGAGTTTGTTCACATTGTTTACTAAACCTAAcaatttctgctatttttatgTTCCATGTTAGGTATTTACAAATGTACATTTACTCACAAGAAGTTGGGAATTACCAAAGAACAGCTTGCAGGAAAAGTATTGCCCCATCTGATTCCTCTTAGTATTGAGAACAATCTTAATCTCAATCAGGTAGGAACATGActgttttaaatgcttttccttgACAGTTATCAGAGAATAAATTTAAGCAGTCATCataaaaaaattcatctgtTGCTGCCTGTCTGTGTCtgttctaaaaataaacaataccAAAATCTTTCTCgattttactgta from Sylvia atricapilla isolate bSylAtr1 chromosome 5, bSylAtr1.pri, whole genome shotgun sequence includes:
- the SCYL2 gene encoding SCY1-like protein 2 isoform X1, producing MESMLNKLKSTVTKVTADVTSAVMGNPVTREFDVGRHIASGGNGLAWKIFNGTKKSTKQEVAVFVFDKKLIDKYQKFEKDQIIDSLKRGVQQLTRLRHPRLLTVQHPLEESRDCLAFCTEPVCASLANILGSWDNLPSPLPSDIKEYKLYDVETKYGLLQVSEGLSFLHSSVKMVHGNITPENIILNKSGAWKIMGFDFCIQSTNPSEQEPMFPCKEWDPNLPSLCLPNPEYLAPEYILSVSCETASDMYSLGAVTYAVFNKGKPIFEVNKQDIYKSFSRQLDQLSRLSSSTLQNIPEEVREHVKLLLNVAPAVRPDADQMTKIPFFDDVGAMTLQYFDSLFQRDNLQKSQFFKGLPKVLPKLPKRVIIQRILPCLTSEFVNPDMVPFVLPNVLLIAEECTKDEYIKLILPDLGPVFKQQEPIQILLIFLQKMDLLLTKTPPDEIKNSVLPMVYRALEAPSIQIQELCLNIIPTFANLIDYPSMKNSLIPRIKNACLQTSSLAVRVNSLVCLGKILEYLDKWFVLDDILPFLQQIPSKEPAVLMGILGIYKCTFTHKKLGITKEQLAGKVLPHLIPLSIENNLNLNQFNSFICVIRDMLNRLEAEHKTKLEQLHVMQEQQKSLDIANQMSGSEEARSSGTGNQIDKVFNNGTDLLTSGSDSKENEMSSIQRKASLTLEEKQKLAKEQEQAQKLKSQQPLKPQATTVTPPVKQTKDLTDTLIDNMSSLTSRPINQAQAASSSSFASVPSVGVGMGFSSPIDSTKRNMTNGLNTNMGFQTAGFTMGAGLATQNFFSGPSATGATKMNIVPPANMPNYSPMNAASAISPLTQQNRPPDMSALDNLFGPQKPKVSMKQLAQQKSSQWVNQFVPPPGSPNASNTALGPQMNMIAQPGFGIQGNPFFSPQNFAQPANTMTNSSSASNDLKDLFG
- the SCYL2 gene encoding SCY1-like protein 2 isoform X2, whose amino-acid sequence is MVHGNITPENIILNKSGAWKIMGFDFCIQSTNPSEQEPMFPCKEWDPNLPSLCLPNPEYLAPEYILSVSCETASDMYSLGAVTYAVFNKGKPIFEVNKQDIYKSFSRQLDQLSRLSSSTLQNIPEEVREHVKLLLNVAPAVRPDADQMTKIPFFDDVGAMTLQYFDSLFQRDNLQKSQFFKGLPKVLPKLPKRVIIQRILPCLTSEFVNPDMVPFVLPNVLLIAEECTKDEYIKLILPDLGPVFKQQEPIQILLIFLQKMDLLLTKTPPDEIKNSVLPMVYRALEAPSIQIQELCLNIIPTFANLIDYPSMKNSLIPRIKNACLQTSSLAVRVNSLVCLGKILEYLDKWFVLDDILPFLQQIPSKEPAVLMGILGIYKCTFTHKKLGITKEQLAGKVLPHLIPLSIENNLNLNQFNSFICVIRDMLNRLEAEHKTKLEQLHVMQEQQKSLDIANQMSGSEEARSSGTGNQIDKVFNNGTDLLTSGSDSKENEMSSIQRKASLTLEEKQKLAKEQEQAQKLKSQQPLKPQATTVTPPVKQTKDLTDTLIDNMSSLTSRPINQAQAASSSSFASVPSVGVGMGFSSPIDSTKRNMTNGLNTNMGFQTAGFTMGAGLATQNFFSGPSATGATKMNIVPPANMPNYSPMNAASAISPLTQQNRPPDMSALDNLFGPQKPKVSMKQLAQQKSSQWVNQFVPPPGSPNASNTALGPQMNMIAQPGFGIQGNPFFSPQNFAQPANTMTNSSSASNDLKDLFG